GGTGCGCATTGGCACTGCATTGGTTGGGAATGAATCGGAGGTGCAATAATATGAGCTTAAAATCAAAAATTAAGACATTTTTTTTCCTGGAAGATGAATATGACTATAATGATGAGGAAATGCTCGAGGAAGAAGCTGAACCCTTCAAGCCCAATAAACAGCCTGTCCAGCAAAAGCAGAATGTGGTAAGCCTACAGAGTGTGCAAAAATCATCCAAGGTAATCCTGATGGAGCCTAGGATGTATGCGGAAGCACAGGAAATTGCCGATCATTTGAAAAATCGGCGGGCTGTCGTTGTGAACCTGCAACGTATTGAACAGGATCAGGCAAGGCGAATCGTTGATTTCCTCAGTGGAACAGTTTATGCGATCAGCGGTGATATCCAGCGGATCGGCATGAATATCTTTTTATGTACCCCGGATAATGTGGAAGTAACAGGGAATATTTCTGAACTGATGCAGGAGCGGGATTACCAAGAGTCGAGGTGGTAGATTAGATGGATTTAGTAATAGGCATAATAGCACAATTAGTCAGTCTTTATCAGTGGGCCCTGATTATTTATATTTTCATGTCATGGTTCCCTAATGCAAGGGAAACGGCAATCGGACAATTTTTAGCACGTATTTGCGAACCATTCCTGGAGCCTTTCCGCAGGATTGTTCCCTCAATCGGTATGATTGATATTTCGCCAATCGTTGCGTTCCTTGTATTGCGCTTTGCTGTCTCAGGCTTATATCAGCTGGCTGCATGGTTTTAATTTGGATAATTCTTATGTTGCAGGGTCTGGATCAGACCCTGTTTGTTTTTATAATTTCAGATCTTATATCATTTCAACTTAGAGAATTGTCCAGCTCCAGCGCCTAGCCCCTCGAGACGCTTCGGTCCTGCCAATGAAGTCAAAGAACGACTTCACTGCCAGGCCCTCCAGCGCTTGTCGGGGCTGACCAAGGCGCTTCCGCTTTTCTTATATCAAAGCAACAAAAAGGAGTACTGTAATGAGTATCTACCAGCATTTCCGTCCAGAGGAACGGGAATTTATTGACCAGGTGATTAACTGGAAAGAATATGTTGAGCAAAATTATGCTCCGAAACTGACTGATTTTTTGGATCCTCGTGAACAGCAGATCCTGGCCACAGTCATTGGGAAGCATAATGATGTGAAATGGGAGCTGTTTGGCGGTGCTCCGGGGACCGAAAGAAAGCGGGCATTTCTTTTTCCAGAGTACCTGGAAGCTAAAGATGAGGATTTCCAGGTGAAGCTATTTGGGATCGATTATGCAAAGAAGTTTGTGAATATTGAACACCGTCAAGTCTTAGGCAGCCTGATGTCACTCGGTTTGAAACGTGGAAAATTTGGAGATATCCTGATTGAAGGAGACGATGTGCAGTTTTTCGCAGCTGAGGAAGTCGCCGATTATATCCGGTTACAGTTAGAAT
This portion of the Mesobacillus sp. S13 genome encodes:
- a CDS encoding cell division protein SepF, which translates into the protein MSLKSKIKTFFFLEDEYDYNDEEMLEEEAEPFKPNKQPVQQKQNVVSLQSVQKSSKVILMEPRMYAEAQEIADHLKNRRAVVVNLQRIEQDQARRIVDFLSGTVYAISGDIQRIGMNIFLCTPDNVEVTGNISELMQERDYQESRW
- a CDS encoding YggT family protein, yielding MDLVIGIIAQLVSLYQWALIIYIFMSWFPNARETAIGQFLARICEPFLEPFRRIVPSIGMIDISPIVAFLVLRFAVSGLYQLAAWF
- a CDS encoding RNA-binding protein; translation: MSIYQHFRPEEREFIDQVINWKEYVEQNYAPKLTDFLDPREQQILATVIGKHNDVKWELFGGAPGTERKRAFLFPEYLEAKDEDFQVKLFGIDYAKKFVNIEHRQVLGSLMSLGLKRGKFGDILIEGDDVQFFAAEEVADYIRLQLESIGRASISLSELPLEKAAGIAEEWSEMTTTVSSMRLDTVMSALFNLSRQKSQLLIQHGQVKVNWTAIENTAFECGEGDVISARGYGRAKIITIEGKTKKDKYRVIAGRKK